Proteins encoded within one genomic window of Haematobia irritans isolate KBUSLIRL chromosome 5, ASM5000362v1, whole genome shotgun sequence:
- the Nup44A gene encoding nuclear pore complex protein Nup44A, protein MFDVEAITVDHKDVIHDVVFDYYGRRMATCSSDQTVKIWDENDQGKWSVTSSWKAHSGSIWRVSWAHPEFGQVLATCSFDRTASVWEEVLGEKVASTMQPRRWVKRSILVDSRTSVTDVEFAPKYLGLLLATASADGVIRIYEAPDIMNLSQWSVQHEITNKLPLSCLSWNTSMYMMSSQLIAAGSDETATTTGKVFIFAYSENARKCVKVETINDITDPVTDLAFAPNAGRSFHMLAVASKDLYIVNIRGSSDAAGATKLDIQTVKHTDHNCPVWRVCWNMLATMLISTGDDGCVRIWRMNYSKKWKCAAVLKAEGSGPPCEPTLNSPSFTAAATAKYYKKGMISNPNQVPHH, encoded by the exons ATGTTTGATGTAGAAGCtataactgttgaccacaaagATGTCATACATGATGTGGTGTTCGACTATTATGGAAGGCGAATGGCAACGTGTTCCAGCGACCAAACTGTAAAGATATGGGATGAGAATGATCAAGGTAAATGGTCGGTGACTTCGAGTTGGAAAGCACATTCTGGTTCTATATGGCGCGTATCATGGGCACATCCCGAATTTGGACAAGTTTTGGCAACGTGCTCCTTTGACCGCACAGCATCAGTGTGGGAGGAAGTATTGGGAGAAAAAGTTGCCTCCACAATGCAACCCAGACGTTGGGTTAAACGATCCATTCTTGTGGATTCTCGTACCAGTGTAACAGACGTTGAGTTTGCTCCCAAATATTTGGGACTATTGCTGGCCACAGCATCGGCGGATGGTGTCATACGCATTTACGAAGCTCCAGATATTATGAACTTAAGTCAGTGGTCAGTACAGCACGAAATAACCAATAAGTTACCTTTGAGTTGCTTATCGTGGAATACATCCATGTATATGATGTCCTCGCAATTAATAGCG GCTGGAAGTGATGAAACGGCCACCACCACTGGCAAAGTTTTCATATTTGCCTATAGTGAAAATGCCCGAAAATGTGTTAAGGTCGAAACCATTAATGATATCACCGATCCGGTTACCGATTTGGCTTTTGCTCCAAATGCTGGCCGTAGCTTCCATATGCTAGCAGTGGCTAGTAAAGACTTATATATTGTGAACATCAGGGGATCAAG tGATGCTGCTGGGGCCACCAAACTTGATATACAAACCGTAAAACACACCGATCACAATTGTCCGGTATGGCGAGTTTGTTGGAATATGTTGGCTACTATGCTAATTTCCACAGGCGATGATGGATGTGTACGCATATGGAGAA tgaactatagtaaaaaatggaaatgtGCTGCTGTACTTAAAGCTGAAGGTAGTGGTCCTCCATGTGAACCAACACTTAATTCACCCTCCTTTACGGCAGCGGCAAcagcaaaatattataaaaagggCATGATTAGTAATCCCAATCAAGTGCCACATCATTGA